A portion of the Pseudoxanthomonas sp. JBR18 genome contains these proteins:
- a CDS encoding nucleotide pyrophosphohydrolase — protein sequence MDGELEQLQAELRRFAAERDWGQFHSPKNLAASLSIEAAEVLEHFQWLTDAQSRALDDEQRQQVGHEIADVLLYLLQLADKLGIDPLAAAREKLAINAAKYPVDLAKGTSRKYTKL from the coding sequence ATGGACGGGGAACTCGAGCAACTGCAGGCCGAGCTGCGCCGCTTCGCCGCAGAGCGGGATTGGGGGCAGTTCCATTCGCCGAAGAACCTTGCGGCGTCGCTGTCCATCGAGGCCGCCGAAGTGCTGGAGCACTTCCAGTGGCTGACCGACGCGCAGAGCCGCGCCCTGGACGACGAGCAGCGTCAACAGGTCGGCCACGAAATCGCCGATGTCCTGCTCTACCTGCTGCAGCTGGCCGACAAGCTGGGCATCGACCCGCTGGCCGCGGCCCGCGAAAAGCTGGCGATCAACGCCGCCAAGTACCCGGTCGACCTGGCCAAGGGCACCAGCAGGAAATACACCAAACTCTAA
- a CDS encoding DUF429 domain-containing protein, translating to MDQCIGGDGARSGWIAVWRGQGGLAWRVHGDARALVDAHRDAAVIAVDVPIGLSEHGGRPAEREARRFVGGRRACSLFSTPVRGILDAQTQPEASRRHRAIDGRGFGAQSFAILSKIREWDELLRSNPQARRVVREVHPEVSFAALAGGAGQGVVASKRTPAGVAARSALLAAVFGEVSISDLLQAVPPREAKTDDVLDALAALWTAERIRDGVPHSLPAEVEPDAAGLDAVIWY from the coding sequence ATGGATCAGTGCATCGGGGGGGACGGGGCCCGGTCCGGCTGGATCGCGGTGTGGCGGGGGCAGGGTGGCCTGGCGTGGCGTGTCCACGGCGATGCACGTGCGCTGGTTGACGCGCACCGCGATGCCGCAGTGATCGCGGTGGACGTGCCGATTGGCCTGTCCGAGCACGGCGGACGTCCGGCCGAGCGCGAGGCCCGGCGTTTCGTTGGCGGTCGGCGCGCCTGCAGCCTCTTCTCGACGCCGGTGCGCGGGATCCTGGATGCGCAGACCCAGCCGGAGGCGTCGCGGCGCCACCGCGCGATCGACGGTCGTGGGTTTGGGGCCCAGTCCTTTGCCATCCTGTCCAAGATCCGCGAGTGGGACGAGCTGCTGCGCAGTAACCCGCAGGCGCGCCGTGTAGTGCGCGAGGTGCATCCGGAGGTGTCGTTCGCGGCGCTGGCCGGTGGCGCGGGGCAGGGTGTCGTCGCCAGCAAGCGCACGCCTGCTGGCGTTGCCGCCAGAAGCGCGTTGCTTGCCGCTGTGTTCGGCGAGGTGTCGATTTCGGATCTGCTGCAAGCCGTTCCTCCGCGCGAGGCCAAAACGGACGACGTGCTCGATGCGCTGGCTGCGCTGTGGACGGCTGAGAGGATCCGCGATGGCGTACCGCATTCGCTGCCGGCCGAGGTGGAGCCAGATGCCGCTGGATTGGATGCGGTGATCTGGTATTGA